The sequence GATCACCTACGAATCCGGGATGGAGCCCATTGGCGGAGCCTGGATTCAGTTCAACATCCGCTATTACATGTTTGCGCTGGTCTTCGTGATCTTCGACGTGGAGACCGTGTTTCTGTATCCCTGGGCGGTGGCCTTCCACCGGCTGGGGCTCCTGGCCTTCATTGAAGCCCTGGTGTTCATTGCCATCCTTGTGGTGGCCCTGGCCTATGCCTGGCGCAAAGGCGCCCTCGAGTGGAGCTGACGGAACCCATGACCCTCACCCCCCAGACCAGCCCCAGCATCGACGCGCTGCGGGACGTGCGTGCCGCCAGTTGCGGCCCCGTCGGCAGCCCGGCTGTCACCTCGGATCTGTCGGAGAACGTGATTCTCACGACCCTCGATGACCTGCACAACTGGGCCCGGCTCAGCAGCCTCTGGCCCCTGCTCTACGGCACGGCCTGCTGCTTCATCGAGTTCGCGGCCCTGATCGGCTCCCGCTTCGACTTCGACCGCTTCGGTCTGGTGCCCCGCTCCAGCCCCCGCCAGGCCGACCTGCTGATCGTGGCCGGCACGGTGACCATGAAGATGGGCCCGGCCCTGGTGCGCCTCTATGAGCAGATGCCTGAGCCGAAGTACGTGATCGCCATGGGGGCCTGCACGATCACCGGTGGCATGTTCTCGGCCGACTCCACCACCGCGGTGCGGGGCGTTGACAAGCTGATTCCCGTGGACCTCTACCTGCCCGGTTGCCCGCCGCGGCCCGAGGCCATCTTCGATGCGGTGATCAAGCTGCGCAAGAAGGTGGGCAATGAGGCGCTGGCTGAGCGCGGCAACCTGCGGCCCACCCACCGCTACTGCACCGTGGCCCACCAGATGACGCCCGTCGAGCCGATCGTCACCGGCGCCTATCTCGAGGCCGAAACCCAGCGCCGGGCCCTGGCCGCCGCAGCCGGCCTGCCGCTCGGCAGCCTCGAAGCCGAGGCAGCCAGCACGGAGCCCGTGCCCGCTGCTGAGAGCCCCCCCCCCACCGCCGAGTCAAGCGATGCCTGAGTCCGCCCCCAGCCCCGAAGCGCTCGCCTCCGTGGAGCCCGGGCCAGTGAGCCGGTGGCTGCAGAGCCAGGGCTTTGACCACACGGTGCTGCCCCCGGATCACCTCGGCGTGGAAGTGCTCGGCGTTGAGCCGGCCTTCCTGCCACTTCTGGCCACCGCCCTCAAGGCCGACGGCTTCGACTACCTGCAGTGCCAGGGCGGCTACGACGAGGGGCCAGGCGGCCGTCTGGTGAGCTTCTACCACCTGGTGAAGCTGGGTGTCCTCGCTGACAGCAGCGCCGGCCTGGCCAAGCTGCCCGCCGAGGTGCGGCCCCAGGAGGTGCGCCTCAAGGTGTTTCTGGCTCGCGACGGCGCCCTCACCATCCCCAGCCTCTACGGCCTGTTCCGCGGCGCCGACTGGCAGGAGCGCGAGACCTTCGACATGTACGGCATCCAGTTCGAAGGCCATCCCCATCCCAAACGGCTGCTGATGCCGGAGGACTGGAAGGGCTGGCCGCTGCGCAAGGACTACGTGCAGCCTGACTTCTACGAGATGCAGGACGCCTACTGAGCCGGCACGAAGTGGCGCGGCCGGCGCGGGCCTCCCTGCCGCACCTGCGCCACTGTCAGGTTCCCCTCCAGCAGCCAGGGGTAGAAGAAGCTGAAGTCGTCGACGTAGCGCTGGCGCAGCAGCTGCACCAGCTGCGGTTGGGCCAGCAGTTGCTCGAGATCGGTGCTCTGGCCCTGGCGGCGGCTGTTCTTGTCCGGCAGCTGACGCATCAGGCCCGGCACGCCGGCGCGGCGGGCCCGCTGCACCAGGAAGGGCCAATGCAGCTCCAGGCTCTCGGCATAGGCCACCCAGGTGGGCAGGGGCTCCGCATCCAGGCAGAGGATCTCCGCCTGGGGCAGCACGTGCACATCGAGAGCCGCCGAATCCGCTGCGCAGAGGCGCTCGATGAACTGGGGCAGCGCCATGCCCCGCTCCACGCCGATGGCCCGCAGCCGGGCCGTGCAGCTGGGGTTTTCGATCACCTTGTTGTTGTAGGCCGAGAGCAGGCGATCAAAGGGGTTGCGCACCACCGCGAAGCTGAAGCAGTGCGCCCGCAGCTGTCTGGCGGTGGCGCGGTCCACGGGGCGGGCGATGCTGCTCGGCAGCAGATCCCAGAACTGGTCCACCTGGGAGGAGAGGGATTGCCAGGAGCGATGGGGCTGCAGCGCCCGCAGCAACCGCTGGCCCAGGCCATGGCGGTTGCGCTGCAGCTCCGGTCGGATCAGTCGGGTGAGGGCCGCCTTGACGCTGCTGTTGGCCGCCTTGGGCACGCGCCCATAGAGCAGATGGTGGCCGGGCAGGTGCAGAAAGTGGTGGTCAGAAGCCGCCATGGCCGGAGGCTACCTGGCTGGCTCAGGGATCCTGGCGCTGGGCCCTCGCCCGCCGCAGGTTGTTGCCGCGGTAGCTGCGATAAAACCGCATCACCGCCAAGGCCAGGCTGCGGGGGTCGTGGCGCAGCGTGGCGGTGGGCCGAGCCCCCTGCAGGGGTGCCTGCATCACCTGATAGCC is a genomic window of Cyanobium sp. NS01 containing:
- the ndhC gene encoding photosynthetic/respiratory NAD(P)H-quinone oxidoreductase subunit C, whose translation is MFVLSGYDAFLGFLLISAAVPVLALVANKLLSPTSRGGEREITYESGMEPIGGAWIQFNIRYYMFALVFVIFDVETVFLYPWAVAFHRLGLLAFIEALVFIAILVVALAYAWRKGALEWS
- the nuoB gene encoding NADH-quinone oxidoreductase subunit NuoB, yielding MTLTPQTSPSIDALRDVRAASCGPVGSPAVTSDLSENVILTTLDDLHNWARLSSLWPLLYGTACCFIEFAALIGSRFDFDRFGLVPRSSPRQADLLIVAGTVTMKMGPALVRLYEQMPEPKYVIAMGACTITGGMFSADSTTAVRGVDKLIPVDLYLPGCPPRPEAIFDAVIKLRKKVGNEALAERGNLRPTHRYCTVAHQMTPVEPIVTGAYLEAETQRRALAAAAGLPLGSLEAEAASTEPVPAAESPPPTAESSDA
- a CDS encoding NAD(P)H-quinone oxidoreductase subunit J is translated as MPESAPSPEALASVEPGPVSRWLQSQGFDHTVLPPDHLGVEVLGVEPAFLPLLATALKADGFDYLQCQGGYDEGPGGRLVSFYHLVKLGVLADSSAGLAKLPAEVRPQEVRLKVFLARDGALTIPSLYGLFRGADWQERETFDMYGIQFEGHPHPKRLLMPEDWKGWPLRKDYVQPDFYEMQDAY
- a CDS encoding sulfotransferase family protein, which gives rise to MAASDHHFLHLPGHHLLYGRVPKAANSSVKAALTRLIRPELQRNRHGLGQRLLRALQPHRSWQSLSSQVDQFWDLLPSSIARPVDRATARQLRAHCFSFAVVRNPFDRLLSAYNNKVIENPSCTARLRAIGVERGMALPQFIERLCAADSAALDVHVLPQAEILCLDAEPLPTWVAYAESLELHWPFLVQRARRAGVPGLMRQLPDKNSRRQGQSTDLEQLLAQPQLVQLLRQRYVDDFSFFYPWLLEGNLTVAQVRQGGPRRPRHFVPAQ